GGGTGGGGCTCTTGCATCTGTCATGGaaagagcagaagaaagaaacacaggTGTGGGGAGATCAGGCCTCGGGTGCTATGGGACCAGATGGGACACAGGTGAGAGGTCAGGGTTGGCCCAACAACTAAGGGAGTCTTTGGCATCCAGCAGATTACAGCCTCAGTGGTAATTCCCCCAGGAGAGGTTACAGCAGGAGCCTACAAGATTAGAATAGGggacaggtgcacctgggtggttcagttgattaagtgtccaactttgtctctggtcatgatctcacggtttgtcggtttgagccctgcatagggttctgtgctgacagctcagagcctggagcctgctttggattctgtgtctccctctctttctgcccctcctccactcttgctctgtctctctctttctctaaaatgaacatctagaaaaagttaaaaaaaaaaaaaaagaataagggacAAATGCCACATGTGGGGGAAGACAGTATAGAGGGAAGGTGACCAAGGGGAAACAGcccagaagaaggaaggacaaCAGGTGCTGGAGGGAGAGTCTGAGCAGGTCAGGTGACTCAGGGCAGAGTTGGCAGGGACAGGCAGGGATAGGCTCACTGGGAAAGAGCCAGGCCCATACCAGGGGTGGGGTGCGAGTCTCCTGCTGTGGCATGGTGGGCTGTCACCTTCTTACCCACCCATCTGTTTTTTGCACAGGGACCAGAACTGTGACCACTGGACCAAAATTTTCATCCCAAATTTGCATCTAGGCCAATTCAACCTGAGCAATATTGAGCGTGAGTCCTGAGTGGGGTGCATCTCCAAGGCCCCagacctccctgcccctccatgcAGATACCAAACTGTGGAGGCCAGGGAGGAAGCAATAGCTCCCTCTGCCTGGCCAGGGCATGCTGATCCCTCACTATCCACCATGCAGGTTACACTGGAACGCAGAACTACACTACCCGAGTGGTGACCACAAACTACAACCAGTTTGCCATACTGTACTTCAAGAAAGTTTTCAACAACCAGGAGTACATCAAGGTTACACTCTATGGTGTGTCTTACCCCCTCTGAGACCTGGCTCTTGTTCATGCTGGGGGAAAAGAGGCCCATCACATCCAGTCCTCACATCCCCTTTACTCTGAGTCCCTGGGTGGTGGGCAGGGGTCTTTCCACAGAACCTCTCATGAGAAAGGGGTCTGAGGTTTCATTCACATGTTCAACAATATTTATGGAACTTTTGCCAGCCACTAACCAGCCATCTTGCCCACAGGGAGGAACAAGGACCTGCCTTCTGTGCTGAAGGAAGTCTTCATCAGTTTCGCCAAATCCCTGGGACTCACCGAAGACCACATCATCTTCCTTATCCCCATCGGTAGTCACCagttgggaagagaggaagggcacTTGGGGACTAGCCAGGTCTGATGTTGCCTCACTAGGGAAGGGGATAGAGGAGGGACCCAGGTCCCTGCTACAGTTACTGGAGCCCCAGGAGCCACTTCAGGTTCAGGAAGACCCTGCCACACCCAGGGTTCTGGTTCCCAAATATTCCTCCTTCACAATAGCTCAGGCCTGCCCACATGAGAATTACACATCTGGGGCCAAGTTTCCTCCGTCTCCTTGCCTGGTCACCTCTCCCTTTGCCCAGGCTCGTTTCTCCTGGGCCACCTCCCTTTCGCCCTGGGGCTGGCTCACTACTGACTTGGGAGGTGCCCTTGTCTTCAGGCAGCCTGGCCTGCGCAAGTGCCTCCCCAAGGCTGAGGGTCTGTCAGGACTCAGCAGGCAAACAGGCAGAAGGCTTGGTGCCCAATCAGAACTGTGGCTGGGCCACACCGGCCTCCTTTGGAGAATGGGTGTCACCCAGGTCTTCTTGTCCTCAAGCCTCTTCCTCAGTCCCCTGCACCATCATCCATCATTCTGCTATACCATCCGTGAGGGGATCTCCAGAGCTTCTGTAGCTGGGCCAACCTAGGGCCAAGGCATCCCAGAGGCAGTGCAGGGGCCCTAGAGGTCAGGGATCCCACAAACACATCTCTGCCCATGCTGACCACTCTGTCCCCCACAGATGAGTGCATGGATAAATGAGCAAGTGTGCGGTAAGTATGGCTGCAGAGGGGGCTGATGGGAGCCATGGTGCAGCTGGAGGGGGGTCCCAGGTCTGCCTTTGTCCCACCTGCCCAGCACTGCTACCCTTTCTATTCCCCTGACTCCCTCTCAGGTGCCCTTTGGCTCTCTCTACCCCATCCCCTCCCACTGCTGTCTGCCCAGGGTACCGCCCAGATGTTTCCACCAGCCTGGAAACCACTGAGAGAACCAGGGGACCCTTCTCACTGCACAGCCCACCAGCTGCTCCCCAGCTGCCCAGCTGACAGAACCCCTCCTTGGTTGCTAAATAAACATATGTCCCCCGGTCCCCATTGTGTGTTCCTTGACCTCTGGGCCATCTGAGAGGGAAAAGAGCAAAAGGCAGGCTCCTATTAGCATCACTTCCAGAAACTGTGATCCCTAGAAAGGGATGAAGGCCATAGAAGCAGAGTCCAGTCTGACTGAACGCTTCTAGCTCCCAACTCCAGGCCCAACCCCACACCAGCAGCAGCCCTCACTTGCCCCTGCTTCCTAGCACACTGAGGGGCCACATCTCACATCTCACACCCATATTCAGCCACCAGCTGAATGGTCCAATGGCAGAGGCCCAGCCAGAGCCAGGCAGCTGGAGAGGGTTGGGGGCTGAGTTGCTGGCACCCCCACTTCATCCGTGATGAAGTGttggggtgatgggggagggggggttctgAAGCCaagggccaagaaagaattcttgaagacatctttggtgcaaaaatgtgattttattaaagcacagggacaggatccatgggcagaaagagctataTTGGGACtgtgaggagtgactggttaTACACCACAGCCATGGAAGAGGTAGTCAAGGGAAGTTTTCTAAGAGATGTTAATATGCTAAAGAAGATTTACAgaatactggaggcctagctattgtcaagctaagatatttttccctctagcaaaacattaacattaagacagtagggattTCCCTGTGAAATAGTCTTCTCTGCCAGCCTCAattatttgtcaatgggctgcaaggTATCTGGAAATTTAATGTTACCTgctatttccttcttgcctttcttccccaTATTACTATGAGGGGTGATgtgggggctccaggaaactgaatctataggtttctggagattaggctattgataagattgcctttttcttctaatttactaagatacttgtaaactgatggagactcatgtcctgcatgactgggatctctatcagttaaccatttgttttctttcctttcctttgttcttgggcagccaggagtgcctgaggcaTGTCACACACATctcacctggggtggggggagggtaatACTAGCTTGTACTTTGCCTTCAGCTTGACTTTTGCTCCCTCAACATAACACCCCTAAACCATTTTGACCTTTACATCTTTAAGGTTGTTGAAGATGGAAAGTTTCATCTTCTGTAACTTCTTATTCAGTAGAGGTGTAGAAATGTCCCTAACTATGAGTCAATATTGATCAGTTGGGGAATATATAGAAGAGTTACAGAAGGCAGAGGCAGCTGCATCCAAGGTGGACAATGAGTATGAACTTCCTTGAGTAGAAAGGATCATCTGTTGACTTGAAGTTATTGTAGTGATGGAGTCTTGTCACCAGACAAAGACATGGGAGAAACAGCAAAACAtaattagaatagaaaaaataattgtcaaaaaAAAGTCCTGTGTAATTGATGAAAATTCTCAAGTCCAGGAGTTTTGCCAATCATTAAAGGAAAGAGGGGGATTGCTTAAAGCACCAATTTGAGTATTCAGGTCAGTTATAAATCCAGAAATATGTGTGTGATAATCTATAATGTGTATTGAAGTTTTGGGGTATTGGTAGGGTGGTCCAGAGCCAACagctaagaaagaattcctgaagatgtctttggtgcaaaaggtgcACCAAAGTTGCAAAAAggtgcaaaaaagtgattttattaaagcacagggacaggacccaggggcaggaagagctgcactggggttgtgatgggtagctgattatatagtatatatccCTACCCATCAGGGAtaaagtctctaaggtattttggaagcaaggtttccaggaccttgaggggctccctgttgctagggaaacaccacTTATTACCATtgaataaaacctcagtcatgagacccttcagcaTATCAGGGTCATAAACTTGGaatatgattgccagcatataacTCATGGCAGTTTAGATCAAGGAAATAGACTTACAGGTCCTGGAAGCTGGGATAATGGTAACCTAAGGTTCTCTTTGCCCCTAGCAACGGGTCATTaaggaggcagctgagctcctagagttAGGTCACTCTGCTGTTTTCAAGGACTTGCCTATAGGCTGTAGGCAGAAAGAggattaatttttcatttgtctcagtTTCCTACATcgccatggcaagcacttaaacacCTTTCCTTTGtacttgggtagccaggagtgtttGAGGAATaccacacatattccacctgggggAAGGGGATATGCCAGCCTGTTTTGCCCTCAGATTGCTCCACCCTCCCTCATCATATCCCCCCCTGAACAATTTTGACCTTTATATCTTAAGGCTGTTGAAGGAAGGTCTCATCTTCTATAGCTTCTTTCTGCTGAGTAGGGGCATAGAGTTGTCCCTACCTATGGGTCAATATTGGTCCCTTAGGGAACATACAGGGCAGTTAAGGTGAGGCAGCTGAATCCAAGGTGGACAACGTGTATGAACCACCTTGAGTAGAAAGGATCATGTGTTGGCTTGAAGTTATTGTAGTAATGGAGTCTTGGTACCAAGCAGAGAGACTtgggagaaaacagcaaaacctAAGTAGAATAACTAGAAAGATTAGCTCTCATTAAAAGTCCTAACAAAGCTAACAAAAATTCTCCAGTCCAAGACTTTAACCCATCACTAAGGAAAGAGAGGGATTGTTTAATGTGCCAAGTTGAGTATTCATGTTAGTAagaaatccataaatatttttgttgtagtGTGGAATGTATACACAGCATTTTGTTCTTATAAGAGTATAAGTTCCACCTTGTGCAGCACTTAAAACATCTAAAGCCATTCTGTTTTGTAGAAGTGTTTTATGAATTTGAgttattttagtatttagtaaTATAATGGTATTTTGAGAGTCACTTAAGGCCTTAACCATGTAACACATGGTGTATAGCCATCATATAGACTCTGTTTTGTTTAGTAAGCCAGGCGGTAATTAAAAacagtacttttttaaaaattttttttttaaccgtttatttatttttgagacagagagagacagagcatgaacaggggaggggcagagagagagggagacacagaatccgaaacaggctccaggctctgagctgtcagcacagagcccgacgcggggctcgaactcacggaccgcgagatcatgacctgagccgaagtcggacgcctaactgaccaagccacccaggcgcccctaaaaacagtacttttataaaaacaagaaaaatactggTTAATGGTTAGAGCAGATTATAAATCCAGTGTCTCTCAGTACTGCCAGTGAGATTTTTCAGATATTAGGCTTGAAACATCCTGGGATGCTTCTGGGAACAGGCAGCAGGAATCTGACTGGTTTTTCTGGTTTGTTAACTGAAAGTCTGTGGTGATCCTTTTGAATGGCCCATTGCAAGAAAGAACTGTTAGTAGAAATtgggaaaggaagatgaaaaagaaaggtacaacCATCCTAAAAGAAGTTTGATGTCTTCCACAGGTTCACAGGAATAAGAAGGCAGATTCATTTACTCATTGAATTCCTGGAAAGGGGATATAGGTCTTATTTTAGATAGAGGAGCCCATGAAGTGTTCCCCTCCAACTTTATTGCAGTGGGAGTATATAATATACCCAGTAGGGGTCCTTCCATTTTGGAGTTAAATCCTCTGCTGTATTAGATTTTCAATCCTTTAATAAACCAGGTGTTTTGGGTTTACATGGAGTGGGTTTCTAGCAACTGTCAGATCAGGTGGAGGGAGGATATGGTTGGCATATTTAGAGATTTAGGAATTAACCTGGCCTCCAGTGAATAATAAAGCACTATAGTCTTTATCTATTCATAGGTCTACAGTGAGAAAATCTTTGCATACAATTATTggaggaatccatcccattttccagttatttaaataatcatatgcccat
Above is a window of Panthera tigris isolate Pti1 chromosome D4, P.tigris_Pti1_mat1.1, whole genome shotgun sequence DNA encoding:
- the LOC102970094 gene encoding neutrophil gelatinase-associated lipocalin-like, giving the protein MALGLLWLGLALLGALQTQAQDSTPNPIPAPPLLRVPLQSDFQNEKFQGKWYVLGLAGNEFNKEKHSQLKMYTATYVLNEDNSYNVTSTVVWDQNCDHWTKIFIPNLHLGQFNLSNIERYTGTQNYTTRVVTTNYNQFAILYFKKVFNNQEYIKVTLYGRNKDLPSVLKEVFISFAKSLGLTEDHIIFLIPIDECMDK